Within Lolium rigidum isolate FL_2022 chromosome 5, APGP_CSIRO_Lrig_0.1, whole genome shotgun sequence, the genomic segment TGGACTCTTTTCAATCCCTACTATACTGTTTGCCTCCTGATTACACTTATTCGCTCAACATTAGTAATAATGTCTCAGAAGATCAATTTTCATAAGTTCATCATACCTAAAAAAATTCATAAGTACTCATGGTCAGGTATCGATGGAGGGAGTTGATAGCGAGGTTGATGCGGTTCGAGCCATCGAGTAAAAGGTGCAACAATAGTGTTGCCAGAACTAGGAGTACGCCGGGGGATGAGGGCATACTATGTTTTGGTAGAACCGAGTACGCAAACAAGTCGGTGACGTGGTTGAGGTTGTTGTGATGAAGTAGTCAATGCTAAAGAAAATGTTGCCAAAACCGATGAACATGAGGTGTCGTTCTCAGTCAACTGAACCCGGGGATGCTTCGGGGACGAAGATGTACCAGTGCTACCAAGACTGGTCGTGTAGGGGTAGACAATCATGAACTTTCCGTCAGTGTCCTAGGGACTACCATAGGAGGCCTCCAAGACGGTTGCGCATAGCATAGTGCTGAAGAGAGAGACGTGTCGGTGCAGCCTACGCTTGTCAATGCAGACATAGTATTCGGGGACATGACGATGATGCTGACGACTAGGTCCTCATGAATGATGACATAGAAGGTGGCAAAATTAACGGCGGCTTAGAGTAGTAATGTTGGCTTCCTATATTGTCGTAGTGGTAGACATATGATGACCAGTAACCATGCAAGTTACCTGTGGAAGCACGGTTTGGGGaacatgctaagcaatacaaacaAAATCATATGCGAGGAGAGATGTAACAGATCATACCCTCATAGAGAAAATTAGCGAAAAGTTGTCGATGACGAGTTTAATGTTGTCACAAGTCGATCCCCACAACTAGACTCGCCAAGTTGCGAGGAGATGTATTATCCCACGAACCGCTTCCACGATCAAGTGTCGGACGTGCAACTCCTATACGGTATTCATACGTACGGGATAAGTGTCACAGCATCGAACATGTCATCAAGCACACAGAAAAAAGCGATGAAGATCCAACATCTCTTACATGACCGGTGTCAATATTAGATCAAGATGGTGTTAGGGTTGGCCAGTGCTCCGCAAAGAAGAGACAGGTGCACACGTCAGGCGCCGATGGCTAGGGTTTCAGTCGTGGGAGGTGGCGGCCAAGGAGGGGAGTCCAAGGTTTCGACTTGGTGTCCTTTGGGCAGCCCTCTCCCTTCTTTATGAAGTGGTTGGGGCATCCAAACCAGCCCTAGGTCCTCCAAGTGCAGCCCCCAAAGTTTCGACGAGTTCGGTTGGTTTTTACCAAAGCAAACCCACTAACTTCTTTGTCAAATCCGAATTTCCTTAGGATGAAACTCCTTGCCATTTAAGGCAAAGTGGTTGTACCAATTATTGAACCTTCTAGACTTTCTAAAATAGCCCATAGCATCCTAGACCCATTCGGAACCTTCCATAACCTCTCGGTACTTTACGACCCCTTCCCTATATGCACTGAACCATTCCAGAAACTTTCAAGATCATTCAGGAGTCGGAAGAGACCATCCGAGACACTCTCAGACATCTTCTTTTACATTTATGTACAACTTACGCTCATAAATGGTGTTAAACTGTTAAGTTTGTGACACTACGGGTTATGGTACACGTGGGCATGCCCGGAATAATCTAGAAGATGTTTTCTAGGAGATGTTTTCTTTTACACGTGACTTACTTCATCAATTTTAACCATTAAACACGTGTATATGTAAAATAATCTATTCACATTAATGTCAAATTCATGTCAAATTCGTATACATGAGATGCATATATACATATATGCATCTAACTAAACACACACTAACTAGACTCGCATGCATATATTACAACAAAACCACAATCACATGCATATATTGGCTACCATCGATGGCCCAGTTGTCACCTCTACCATCGGTGGTGCAGTTGCCCTCTCTCCGGCCATCGCGGTGCTCCGGTTGCTCTCTCCGGCATCGGTGTGGTCTCGTACCTCTCCCCGATATGTATCAGAAACACAGCAAGATATTATTATAACCAAAAAAAGATAGAGTTATATACAAAAGACAAACAAAAAATGCAAAGCTAAGAAAGAGCTATGGAACCAAGACACTAAGGCAAGGTTTGGCTTTCATTCTATATTGTAATAAGGTTATGTGTCATGAATGAACTTGCTTCTCCATTTAGTAAAAGAGCTCTAGCTTCGTCCACTTAGTGAAAGATCTATCCTTAATGTCGTTCTATGGTGGTGGGTACCCTCAATTCCATTGAAACACAACCAATGCCAATACGAGCCGTGACCACCAAGCCGGCCGGCATGCAACCGTAACTTCTCAAACTGACTGAGGTATGAGTGTTCCGTGGTTTTCATTAAGAAAGCATAACATATGTTGATTCGGTATAGTTACTATTCAATGATTTTTATACGCATTTTATGGACCAAGCACACCTAAATATTCTCGGCCGAACATTTCATCGAGCGGTTAGCATGCGCAGTCAGGAGGAAGAGACATTGTAGGTGGAGGACTCACCCTCGGCGTGCGGTGAGAAGGGGAAGACATGCGCCGCTCAGGTTTGTCCGTCCTGCAAGCGCTCCGGCGCCGGTGCGAGCCGGTACGATGTTGGCGAGATTCAAGGATGGGCGCGCGGTGGAGCAGAGTCGGCGCGCAGGCGAGCAGGGAGCGCGCACGAGCAGGCGGCAAGCGCAGCCGAGCTAGGCGAGCAGATTGAGAATAAGTGTAACAAGCGCGCGCCTAACTTATAAGAGCGGCCATAGTTTAATAGCAGCGCACCCAAGGACGTGCGTGGCTATTAACTTACTGATAGCGCACGCTAGGGAACACGGTGGCTATGAACTTATTGGCAGCACACCGGAACACGGTGGCTATGAACTTATTGGCAGCACACCACAACGTTGCACGCGGCTATTAGCATACCGTTTATAATTTACTCCAAATAAGCAGATAAATAATTATACAAAAGTGATATAGATAAAAATATGTAGtagtattatatatatatatcgacttCGGGGTCGATTACACTAGTACGATAAAATATGAAACATATATATATGTAGTTAATTTGGACCGGAGATGATCTACTCCTCTAGTCGCTCCAGTCCGATCCTGCGTGACACGAGTGGTGTCGGACACCGGCGTGGAGGAGAACACGTCCTGCCACATGTCGTCATTGTCGCTGATCGTCTGAGGGCCAGCGCCAGGATGAAGGCGTGGAGCTCTGCTTTATCCTTCCTCCTCGCGACGCGGCTCGCCTTCTGCACCGCCTTGTGCTCGACGTAGAAGGCACGCATCTCCTGGATGTCCTTCGGGCGGCGCCTCTTCCACTCGGCCATGAGGCGCTCGTCCTCGACGGCGTGGTAGAGCTGGCGCTGTAGAATCTTGTGGCGGAGCTTGTCCTCGTCGGTGAAGAGGCGCGGAGGCGGCGCCAGATCCTCCGCCTGCTCTTGCATCCAGACGTCATGGAAATTCATCTCCGCGTGCGGGTGGCCGTGGCGCCAAGCCGCCACGTCGTAGGCGCGCGTCGCCTCGTGCGCCGTCTCGTACGTGCCGAGGTTGATCCGTTCCGGCCCGGAACGGTTCTCCGCATAGAACGCGCCGCTAGGGCGCTCCCGCACGCCGGTGGTGTTGGAGCGGCGCGGCATGGCGACAGCGGAGGCGCGGTGGTGATGTTGTGCCGTGCGCGCTGGTGCGGTTTGCGGGAGGTAGCGCGCGATTTGGAGGATACGACGGGTGCGGGGGTGGCGCGCGGTGGTCATTTGCTGCCACTATGTGTGTATCGATCGCATGCCTTTCTTCCACCCGCTTCTAAAAAGAGCAGTCGCGTGCGCTGGAATTGGTCCGTTGCCAATAAGCTTGCCCCTATACCTATTTCCCTACTAGTGGTGGATGCACTAGCGAGGAAGGGAAGAGTGCTAGGTGGTGCGCGATCTCTGAATTATTTCCATACGGATTGTGTTGTCTCTCGATGTTGAGTCCACGGGGTATGTCGGTTCACAAGGTAACAAGAGCTCTCCATTGAATTATGGAGTCATTTAAAGGGTAGGGTTACACAGAGATAATTGTGGGCTGCTATAAATTGTGAGGCAATATAGTGTTAcaatatttacatatgtgaacccTTGGGATCTTCTGTGGTTctttacaacaacaaaaaatttctTTGTGGTTTTAATTTCTTTCTCTGCAAAAAAGAGGATCTTCTACATGACCTGAATTCCTTTCCCCCGAGAGAGTAGTAGCCTAAAATCAATCTCTGAAGTCACAGCACATTATTATATTTCATTGTTTGGCGTCGTGATTCTTCACATTTTGGATAATaggaatatattaataccaaGATAATATGAATCATACCCAACATCTGCATTAATCATATAGCAAGTCTAGACATCAACGTTGCAACCATCCAGAAAACAAATAAAGAAGAATAAGAAACAAAGAGAACACCATTTTGAAGCAATCTGAAACTCGCCGCAGCAATATATAGCACAAACACTAGTGACGACACCTCTTCTCCAAAAAAGTTTCTCTAAAACAACGCATCCATGAAGGTAAAAATGCATAAACAACGTTGATGCCCAGTCCAACCAGAATGTTTAGATCTTGGGTTTTTGCCCTCGAGAATGTCCATTCTCAAGACAATGCATTCAACAAGGAAATAACTAGCAAGCCACCATTTTGAGGTAGAACAGCAAATGCCAGACCTAGGGATTTAAACACTCAAACCGAGACACCAAGCTCAAAGAGCAACACCAAAAACAAAGTATGTCTGAATTCATACTTCTTCCGATCTGCTGCGAGTATTCTCTAGGAtcttctcgactcgacacgagcaTGCAAGATGGAACTTCCAGATCCTATCCGTTCTTCTTCAAACACGAATGCCATGATCCCTGCATTAATTAACACTTCGGTAATCACAATAATGAAGATGCCAAGGCTGAATAAAGGTGGATCCCTATAGCCACGAGCCAAAGGAAAATGATTCTTCATGTCTTGCACCCTTCCCGCGGGGAGCGAAAAATACGAAGATCCCATCGCGCATGCTACCAAAGAAGTCGATCGAAGTCGATCCAGCACATGAAGATTGGGCCATTTTTTATGTCCTTGATCTATCCGGAGCAATTCGCGAGGGATCacttacactagtagaaaacctctcatccatctaagccataaatatcggttcccttacgaaccggtactaaagggtgcattagtaccggttgcactcgcccgtacctttagtaccggttcgtaaggacctttaataccggttcgtgccaaagggttcgcgtcagctgaaaaacctttagtaccggttcgtgacacgaaccggtactaaagagtaGACCTTTAGTACTggctcgtgacacgaaccggtactaaagatttttctgctcccccacgcagctcaaccccccctgtggatcgcctttttgacactgtaaaatagaaaagaaaatgatagaaaattcaaaaaataaaatgttttcagattcttgtatgttatgcaacctactattagggaaaattaacaaatttgaattttcactttttttgcaaaattttttgaaaaatggtaaaaccgcaataacttttgtatacgacgtcgaaaaaaaacgtataatatatcaaaaaaatcctgggaaaaagttacatccgatttcacctgggtttacctggttagccaatttttagatcctcaaaattccaaataaaaatatgaaagcaggaagattttagtttttttttccagaaatttagaatttaatatatttttatttttttaaaattgaaatattaattataagattttttgagtcctaacatattactattacttttatcaaattataagattttcaatttttcaagttttaggttttgcaaaaaatattaattttttaaaaataattaaaaataataaaaattaaaaaagttaattttatttatttattcaacattattattacatcattacttttgtttattaaaagaattatttggaattcaaacgataaaaagtgtgacatcgaccaacatgttaatatgattgatatgatactactatcacatacatgcgcgcaagCACTTGAAAGTGGAACAggatggaacttggaagttaagcgtgctagtacgggagtagtgtgaggatgggtgaccgaccgggaagtttgactacgggtaagtaatttgactagagattaagtgtagttagagactaacagaaatactagtaattctgaaaaaaataaaaaaaagaggccGTGAAAAGAagggtgtgaaaaataattataaaaaatggaaaaaaaattaaacaaaataggctttaataccggttcgtgttacgaaccggtaccaaaggtctccagccccacgggttcctccgtgcccacgtggaggcacctttagtaccggttcgtaaggaaccggtactaaagctgggaggcttttagtaccggataattagtaccggttccaaaaccggtactaaaggccctttggaactggtactaaagggggggtttttctactagtgttagtTAGCCAATTGTCGCAATGAACCTTATGCACGAGAACCTAATTCATCGTTGAGGGAAGAGGGTGCACATGGAAGTGGCGGAAGAACATGATAGGGACACCAATGGATAAGCTTTATTGGGGGCACACCACCACTATTATCCACCGgcgatctcctccggcggcggcagggtTGAGGGGCAGTGGAGAGAGAATTTAGAGTGGTGGCGCAGGGGGACTCAAGAATCGCCCGAGGCGACCAGGGAGGCTAGGGTTGGTTGAAGAAGATATCATTGGGTACAACTGAATATATAAATACCATTCGTTGAGCTGGTCTAATACAAAAGAGGATATCGGTGCTTGCATATGTCATGTTAGTGCCAAGTCTTTTTACATaaatagcaaggtggccctcacgAATGCGAGGGCAGCATATGAATATGTATAAAACTTTTTTATAGATTGATGAAAAATATATTATGTAAGTTCATATATTCATCTTATATAGATGCTAAATAAAAATCACATCTACGTGAGATTTCTGTAAGGTCGTGATGTTAGATATATGCATGAAATTGACCTGCAAAAAAGGGTGCATGGAATTGGAAGCACAATGCATCAATCGGGGAAGGCTTCAGGTTTTATTTGATTGTAGCAGTTTGGAGGTTGAATCGGATGTGCTCGGTCGTCGCAGCAGGTAAAACAATTTCTCATGGATATCTGCATGTAGGGATACAAGTGGTGAGCGGATGAACATATATATGTTGAGTTCCTTGATTCTTGATTGTATAATCTTCGTACTTGTCTTATACACATAattgttttattttaattcttgATAAATTATCCTAGATTCTTCCTATATCTCAGATGCAAATCCACTTTTCAGGATGTCCGCAGGGACATCTTTAAGTCCATGCTGGCCTGCTCCTACAGTACCTCCTAACGATTCGAAAATAAAAAATACAGCTAATACATCATTGCAAGGAGTATTTATGTAATATGTAATTCTAATTAAATCGTTTATGGCATATCTGTTTTTGGTAGACTATTGTCGATCCAGGACAAGTGGAGCACTATCTATAATTCGGTGTTTGATGTTTGCACTCCATGTACTATTTTTTATGTCAAAAGATATAATCAGAGACGTATTGCTTAGACATTTGGAGCCATATTGTTAATCCTGAAAAACACTATTCGTAGCTTCTTGTCTTTATTTCGATTAGTaataatcaacatgaatagaagACTGTAACTGCTACTTTGGTGAGCAATAAACCAAGCTAGAGGAGGACCAAGAGGATTAATAGATAATTTTATAATATAATAGATCAATTATCTAGCATGGATTGTTTTCTTAGTTATcgctg encodes:
- the LOC124656536 gene encoding ethylene-responsive transcription factor 1-like, translated to MPRRSNTTGVRERPSGAFYAENRSGPERINLGTYETAHEATRAYDVAAWRHGHPHAEMNFHDVWMQEQAEDLAPPPRLFTDEDKLRHKILQRQLYHAVEDERLMAEWKRRRPKDIQEMRAFYVEHKAVQKASRVARRKDKAELHAFILALALRRSATMTTCGRTCSPPRRCPTPLVSRRIGLERLEE